In one window of Thunnus thynnus chromosome 23, fThuThy2.1, whole genome shotgun sequence DNA:
- the rab3ip gene encoding rab-3A-interacting protein isoform X3 codes for MACSSGQTNAETLEGFHEVNLASPTTPDLQNQSEQRAPARHSTPPTSLYRTHSLGAPPPGLPTSLRADQLPTQPVYSTPRSSHNGSVPGLEAESGEGNFLSGEDGEECSALSDSLSRLRSPSVMEVREKGYERLKEELAKAQREAHKMVREANVKQANAEKQLKEALGKIDVLQAEVQALKTLVLSSPTSPVGELPSAGVGGGGSKTPFRKGHSRNKSTSSAILGTQPDPSATQPIVRECREVDSQLFSEFKAWKEEPTLDRSCCFLERVYREDIYPCLTFNKSELGSAILEAVEQNALSVEPVGFQPLPVVKASAVECGGPNGRRAELVTKCALSGQTKTCKHRIKFGDSSNYYYVSPYCRYRITAVCNFFTYIRYIHQGLVKQQDAEQMFWEVMQLRREMSFAKLGYYKDQL; via the exons ATGGCCTGCAGCAGCGGTCAGACTAACGCCGAAACTCTGGAGGGGTTCCATGAGGTGAACTTGGCCTCGCCCACCACACCTGACCTTCAG AACCAATCGGAGCAGCGCGCCCCCGCCCGTCACAGCACCCCGCCCACCTCTCTGTATCGCACCCACTCCCTGGGAGCTCCCCCTCCTGGCCTGCCCACCTCCCTGCGGGCCGACCAGCTCCCCACGCAGCCGGTTTACTCCACACCGAGGTCCAGTCACAATGGAAG TGTGCCAGGCCTGGAGGCGGAGTCCGGAGAGGGCAACTTCCTGTCCGGAGAGGACGGGGAGGAGTGCAGCGCTTTGAGCGACAGCCTGTCGCGGCTGCGCAGCCCGTCAGTGATGGAGGTCCGAGAGAAAGGATACGAGAGGCTGAAGGAAGAGCTGGCAAAGGCTCAGAGg GAGGCTCACAAAATGGTCAGAGAAGCCAACGTCAAACAGGCAAACGctgaaaaacaactgaaagaaGCTCTGGGAAAG ATCGACGTCCTCCAAGCGGAGGTCCAAGCCCTGAAGACGCTGGTGCtctcctcccccacctcccctgTGGGTGAACTCCCCTCTGCAGGAGTCGGGGGAGGAGGGTCTAAGACTCCCTTCAGGAAGGGCCACAGCAGGAACAAGAGCACCTCCTCCGCCATCCTGGGGACGCAGCCCGACCCGTCGGCCACGCAGCCTATCGTCCGGGAGTGTAGAGAG GTGGACAGTCAGCTGTTCAGCGAGTTCAAGGCGTGGAAGGAGGAGCCGACGCTGGACCGGAGCTGCTGCTTCCTGGAGAGAGTTTACCGTGAGGACATCTACCCCTGCCTCACCTTCAACAAGAGCGAG CTGGGTTCGGCTATCTTGGAAGCCGTGGAGCAGAACGCGCTCAGCGTGGAGCCGGTCGGCTTCCAGCCGCTGCCTGTGGTCAAAGCCTCGGCGGTGGAGTGTGGAGGACCAAA TGGGCGAAGGGCCGAGCTCGTCAC AAAATGTGCCCTGAGCGGTCAGACCAAAACCTGTAAGCACAGAATCAAGTTTGGAGATTCGTCCAACTATTACTACGTATCTCCCTACTGTAGATACAGA atcACAGCCGTGTGTAATTTCTTCACCTACATTCGCTACATCCACCAAGGGCTGGTCAAACAGCAGGATG CGGAGCAGATGTTCTGGGAGGTGATGCAGCTCCGCAGGGAAATGTCCTTCGCTAAGCTCGGCTACTACAAAGACCAGCTGTGA
- the rab3ip gene encoding rab-3A-interacting protein isoform X2, with protein sequence MACSSGQTNAETLEGFHEVNLASPTTPDLQNQSEQRAPARHSTPPTSLYRTHSLGAPPPGLPTSLRADQLPTQPVYSTPRSSHNGSVPGLEAESGEGNFLSGEDGEECSALSDSLSRLRSPSVMEVREKGYERLKEELAKAQRELLLKDEECERLSKVRDQLGQELEELTASLFQEAHKMVREANVKQANAEKQLKEALGKIDVLQAEVQALKTLVLSSPTSPVGELPSAGVGGGGSKTPFRKGHSRNKSTSSAILGTQPDPSATQPIVRECREVDSQLFSEFKAWKEEPTLDRSCCFLERVYREDIYPCLTFNKSELGSAILEAVEQNALSVEPVGFQPLPVVKASAVECGGPKKCALSGQTKTCKHRIKFGDSSNYYYVSPYCRYRITAVCNFFTYIRYIHQGLVKQQDAEQMFWEVMQLRREMSFAKLGYYKDQL encoded by the exons ATGGCCTGCAGCAGCGGTCAGACTAACGCCGAAACTCTGGAGGGGTTCCATGAGGTGAACTTGGCCTCGCCCACCACACCTGACCTTCAG AACCAATCGGAGCAGCGCGCCCCCGCCCGTCACAGCACCCCGCCCACCTCTCTGTATCGCACCCACTCCCTGGGAGCTCCCCCTCCTGGCCTGCCCACCTCCCTGCGGGCCGACCAGCTCCCCACGCAGCCGGTTTACTCCACACCGAGGTCCAGTCACAATGGAAG TGTGCCAGGCCTGGAGGCGGAGTCCGGAGAGGGCAACTTCCTGTCCGGAGAGGACGGGGAGGAGTGCAGCGCTTTGAGCGACAGCCTGTCGCGGCTGCGCAGCCCGTCAGTGATGGAGGTCCGAGAGAAAGGATACGAGAGGCTGAAGGAAGAGCTGGCAAAGGCTCAGAGg gagCTGCTGTTGAAGGATGAGGAGTGTGAGAGGTTGTCTAAAGTCAGAGACCAGCTCGGccaggagctggaggagctcACCGCCAGTCTCTTCCAG GAGGCTCACAAAATGGTCAGAGAAGCCAACGTCAAACAGGCAAACGctgaaaaacaactgaaagaaGCTCTGGGAAAG ATCGACGTCCTCCAAGCGGAGGTCCAAGCCCTGAAGACGCTGGTGCtctcctcccccacctcccctgTGGGTGAACTCCCCTCTGCAGGAGTCGGGGGAGGAGGGTCTAAGACTCCCTTCAGGAAGGGCCACAGCAGGAACAAGAGCACCTCCTCCGCCATCCTGGGGACGCAGCCCGACCCGTCGGCCACGCAGCCTATCGTCCGGGAGTGTAGAGAG GTGGACAGTCAGCTGTTCAGCGAGTTCAAGGCGTGGAAGGAGGAGCCGACGCTGGACCGGAGCTGCTGCTTCCTGGAGAGAGTTTACCGTGAGGACATCTACCCCTGCCTCACCTTCAACAAGAGCGAG CTGGGTTCGGCTATCTTGGAAGCCGTGGAGCAGAACGCGCTCAGCGTGGAGCCGGTCGGCTTCCAGCCGCTGCCTGTGGTCAAAGCCTCGGCGGTGGAGTGTGGAGGACCAAA AAAATGTGCCCTGAGCGGTCAGACCAAAACCTGTAAGCACAGAATCAAGTTTGGAGATTCGTCCAACTATTACTACGTATCTCCCTACTGTAGATACAGA atcACAGCCGTGTGTAATTTCTTCACCTACATTCGCTACATCCACCAAGGGCTGGTCAAACAGCAGGATG CGGAGCAGATGTTCTGGGAGGTGATGCAGCTCCGCAGGGAAATGTCCTTCGCTAAGCTCGGCTACTACAAAGACCAGCTGTGA
- the rab3ip gene encoding rab-3A-interacting protein isoform X1 encodes MACSSGQTNAETLEGFHEVNLASPTTPDLQNQSEQRAPARHSTPPTSLYRTHSLGAPPPGLPTSLRADQLPTQPVYSTPRSSHNGSVPGLEAESGEGNFLSGEDGEECSALSDSLSRLRSPSVMEVREKGYERLKEELAKAQRELLLKDEECERLSKVRDQLGQELEELTASLFQEAHKMVREANVKQANAEKQLKEALGKIDVLQAEVQALKTLVLSSPTSPVGELPSAGVGGGGSKTPFRKGHSRNKSTSSAILGTQPDPSATQPIVRECREVDSQLFSEFKAWKEEPTLDRSCCFLERVYREDIYPCLTFNKSELGSAILEAVEQNALSVEPVGFQPLPVVKASAVECGGPNGRRAELVTKCALSGQTKTCKHRIKFGDSSNYYYVSPYCRYRITAVCNFFTYIRYIHQGLVKQQDAEQMFWEVMQLRREMSFAKLGYYKDQL; translated from the exons ATGGCCTGCAGCAGCGGTCAGACTAACGCCGAAACTCTGGAGGGGTTCCATGAGGTGAACTTGGCCTCGCCCACCACACCTGACCTTCAG AACCAATCGGAGCAGCGCGCCCCCGCCCGTCACAGCACCCCGCCCACCTCTCTGTATCGCACCCACTCCCTGGGAGCTCCCCCTCCTGGCCTGCCCACCTCCCTGCGGGCCGACCAGCTCCCCACGCAGCCGGTTTACTCCACACCGAGGTCCAGTCACAATGGAAG TGTGCCAGGCCTGGAGGCGGAGTCCGGAGAGGGCAACTTCCTGTCCGGAGAGGACGGGGAGGAGTGCAGCGCTTTGAGCGACAGCCTGTCGCGGCTGCGCAGCCCGTCAGTGATGGAGGTCCGAGAGAAAGGATACGAGAGGCTGAAGGAAGAGCTGGCAAAGGCTCAGAGg gagCTGCTGTTGAAGGATGAGGAGTGTGAGAGGTTGTCTAAAGTCAGAGACCAGCTCGGccaggagctggaggagctcACCGCCAGTCTCTTCCAG GAGGCTCACAAAATGGTCAGAGAAGCCAACGTCAAACAGGCAAACGctgaaaaacaactgaaagaaGCTCTGGGAAAG ATCGACGTCCTCCAAGCGGAGGTCCAAGCCCTGAAGACGCTGGTGCtctcctcccccacctcccctgTGGGTGAACTCCCCTCTGCAGGAGTCGGGGGAGGAGGGTCTAAGACTCCCTTCAGGAAGGGCCACAGCAGGAACAAGAGCACCTCCTCCGCCATCCTGGGGACGCAGCCCGACCCGTCGGCCACGCAGCCTATCGTCCGGGAGTGTAGAGAG GTGGACAGTCAGCTGTTCAGCGAGTTCAAGGCGTGGAAGGAGGAGCCGACGCTGGACCGGAGCTGCTGCTTCCTGGAGAGAGTTTACCGTGAGGACATCTACCCCTGCCTCACCTTCAACAAGAGCGAG CTGGGTTCGGCTATCTTGGAAGCCGTGGAGCAGAACGCGCTCAGCGTGGAGCCGGTCGGCTTCCAGCCGCTGCCTGTGGTCAAAGCCTCGGCGGTGGAGTGTGGAGGACCAAA TGGGCGAAGGGCCGAGCTCGTCAC AAAATGTGCCCTGAGCGGTCAGACCAAAACCTGTAAGCACAGAATCAAGTTTGGAGATTCGTCCAACTATTACTACGTATCTCCCTACTGTAGATACAGA atcACAGCCGTGTGTAATTTCTTCACCTACATTCGCTACATCCACCAAGGGCTGGTCAAACAGCAGGATG CGGAGCAGATGTTCTGGGAGGTGATGCAGCTCCGCAGGGAAATGTCCTTCGCTAAGCTCGGCTACTACAAAGACCAGCTGTGA